A genomic segment from Ruegeria sp. TM1040 encodes:
- the carB gene encoding carbamoyl-phosphate synthase large subunit: MPKRTDIKSIMIIGAGPIVIGQACEFDYSGAQACKALREEGYRVILVNSNPATIMTDPGLADATYIEPITPEVVAKIIEKERPDALLPTMGGQTGLNTSLALEEMGVLEKFNVEMIGAKREAIEMAEDRKLFREAMDRLGLENPRATIVTAPKKDNGNADLEAGVALALEALEDIGLPAIIRPAFTLGGTGGGVAYNREDYIHYCRSGMDASPVNQILVDESLLGWKEYEMEVVRDKADNAIIVCSIENVDPMGVHTGDSITVAPALTLTDKEYQMMRTASIAVLREIGVETGGSNVQWAVNPADGRMVVIEMNPRVSRSSALASKATGFPIAKIAAKLAVGYTLDELDNDITKVTPASFEPTIDYVVTKIPKFAFEKFPGSEPYLTTAMKSVGEAMAIGRTIHESMQKALASMESGLTGFDEVEIPGVQAGLWESVGADDKAAVIKAISQQTPDRLRTIAQAMRHGLSDDEIQGVTKFDPWFLARIREIIDAEREIRKNGLPMREDKLRALKMLGFSDARLGLLTGRDEDNVRRARHNLGVKAVFKRIDTCAAEFEAQTPYMYSTYESPMMGEVECEARPSDRKKVVILGGGPNRIGQGIEFDYCCCHACFALTDAGYETIMVNCNPETVSTDYDTSDRLYFEPLTMEHVMEILRVEQENGTLHGVIVQFGGQTPLKLANALEAEGIPILGTTPDAIDLAEDRERFQALVNELGLKQPKNGIASTGEQALKIAEEIGFPLVIRPSYVLGGRAMEIVRDMDQLKRYINEAVVVSGDSPVLLDSYLSGAVELDVDAICDGKDVHVAGIMQHIEEAGVHSGDSACSLPPYSLDKEVIERIKEQSFALAKALNVVGLMNVQFAIKDNEIYLIEVNPRASRTVPFVAKATDSAIASIAARVMAGEPLSNFPQRAPYEPDAGYDVNTPMADPMTLADPDMPWFSVKEAVLPFARFPGVDTILGPEMRSTGEVMGWDRSFARAFLKAQMGAGMVLPSKGRAFISIKDEDKTEVMLDTARILIAQGFDLVATRGTQGWLAGHGVECAVVNKVYEGRPHVVDMLKDGEIQLVLNTTEGNQAVEDSKPMRSVALYDKIPYFTTAAGAHAAARAIQAQAEGEVEVKSLQG; encoded by the coding sequence ATGCCGAAGAGAACCGATATCAAGTCGATCATGATCATTGGCGCCGGGCCCATCGTCATCGGTCAGGCCTGCGAATTCGACTATTCTGGCGCTCAGGCCTGCAAGGCGCTGCGCGAAGAAGGCTACCGGGTGATCCTGGTGAACTCCAACCCAGCGACGATCATGACCGACCCGGGTCTTGCTGATGCGACCTACATCGAGCCGATCACCCCGGAAGTGGTCGCCAAGATCATCGAGAAAGAACGCCCCGACGCGCTCCTGCCGACGATGGGCGGGCAGACCGGCCTCAACACCTCGCTCGCGCTTGAGGAAATGGGCGTCCTCGAAAAATTCAACGTCGAGATGATCGGCGCCAAGCGCGAAGCCATCGAGATGGCCGAAGACCGCAAGCTCTTCCGCGAGGCCATGGATCGCCTCGGTCTTGAAAACCCGCGCGCCACCATTGTTACAGCGCCGAAAAAAGACAACGGCAACGCCGACCTTGAGGCGGGTGTCGCGCTTGCACTCGAAGCCCTCGAGGACATCGGCCTGCCCGCAATCATCCGCCCCGCCTTTACCCTCGGTGGCACCGGTGGCGGCGTGGCCTACAATCGCGAGGATTACATCCACTATTGCCGCTCCGGCATGGATGCCTCTCCGGTGAACCAGATCCTCGTCGATGAGAGCCTGCTGGGCTGGAAAGAATACGAGATGGAAGTGGTCCGCGACAAAGCGGATAATGCCATCATCGTCTGCTCGATCGAAAACGTGGACCCGATGGGCGTTCATACCGGGGACTCGATCACCGTGGCCCCTGCCCTTACGCTTACGGACAAGGAATATCAGATGATGCGGACCGCCTCGATTGCGGTCCTGCGCGAGATTGGCGTGGAAACCGGCGGCTCCAACGTACAATGGGCAGTGAACCCCGCAGACGGGCGGATGGTTGTCATCGAGATGAACCCGCGCGTGAGCCGCTCTTCGGCGCTGGCCTCCAAAGCGACAGGTTTCCCGATTGCAAAGATCGCGGCAAAGCTTGCTGTGGGCTACACGCTCGACGAGTTGGACAACGACATCACCAAGGTGACGCCTGCATCGTTTGAGCCGACCATCGACTATGTCGTCACCAAAATTCCGAAATTCGCGTTTGAGAAATTCCCTGGTTCCGAGCCTTACCTCACGACAGCGATGAAATCGGTGGGCGAAGCCATGGCGATTGGCCGCACCATCCACGAATCGATGCAAAAGGCGCTCGCTTCGATGGAATCCGGTCTCACCGGCTTTGACGAGGTGGAGATCCCCGGTGTGCAAGCTGGCCTTTGGGAAAGCGTTGGTGCCGACGACAAGGCCGCAGTGATCAAGGCGATCAGCCAGCAGACCCCGGACCGCCTGCGCACCATCGCACAGGCGATGCGTCATGGCTTGTCGGACGACGAAATTCAGGGCGTCACGAAATTCGATCCGTGGTTCCTCGCCCGGATCCGCGAGATCATCGACGCCGAGCGCGAGATCCGCAAAAATGGCCTACCGATGCGCGAAGACAAGCTGCGCGCGCTCAAGATGCTCGGCTTTTCGGACGCCCGTCTGGGTCTGCTGACGGGCCGTGACGAGGACAACGTGCGCCGCGCGCGCCACAACCTCGGCGTCAAGGCGGTGTTCAAACGCATCGACACCTGCGCCGCAGAGTTCGAAGCGCAGACGCCCTATATGTACTCCACCTATGAAAGCCCGATGATGGGTGAAGTGGAATGCGAAGCGCGCCCCTCGGATCGCAAAAAGGTCGTTATTCTTGGTGGCGGGCCAAACCGGATCGGTCAGGGTATCGAGTTCGACTACTGCTGCTGTCACGCCTGTTTTGCGCTGACGGATGCGGGGTATGAGACCATCATGGTCAACTGCAACCCGGAAACAGTTTCGACCGACTATGACACCTCGGATCGCCTCTATTTCGAGCCCCTCACCATGGAGCACGTCATGGAGATCCTGCGCGTCGAACAGGAAAACGGCACCCTGCACGGTGTGATTGTTCAGTTCGGTGGCCAAACCCCGCTGAAACTTGCCAATGCGCTAGAGGCCGAAGGCATTCCGATCCTCGGCACCACGCCGGACGCGATTGACCTTGCCGAAGACCGTGAGCGCTTCCAGGCGCTTGTGAATGAGCTTGGCCTGAAACAGCCCAAGAACGGCATCGCTTCCACCGGCGAACAAGCGCTTAAGATCGCAGAGGAAATCGGCTTCCCGCTGGTGATCCGCCCGTCCTACGTTCTGGGTGGTCGCGCGATGGAAATCGTGCGCGACATGGACCAGCTCAAACGCTACATCAACGAGGCAGTGGTGGTATCGGGCGACAGCCCGGTGCTCTTGGACAGCTACCTCTCTGGCGCGGTGGAGCTCGACGTGGACGCGATCTGCGACGGCAAAGACGTGCATGTTGCAGGCATCATGCAGCATATCGAGGAAGCTGGCGTTCACTCTGGTGACTCGGCGTGCTCGCTGCCGCCGTACTCGCTCGACAAAGAGGTGATCGAGCGTATCAAGGAGCAGAGCTTTGCGCTTGCGAAGGCGCTGAATGTTGTTGGTCTGATGAACGTGCAATTTGCGATCAAGGACAATGAGATCTACCTGATTGAGGTAAACCCGCGCGCCTCGCGCACGGTGCCGTTTGTCGCCAAGGCCACCGACAGCGCCATCGCCTCCATCGCCGCGCGCGTCATGGCCGGAGAGCCGCTGTCGAACTTCCCGCAGCGCGCACCCTACGAGCCCGACGCAGGCTATGACGTGAACACACCCATGGCTGATCCGATGACGCTTGCTGACCCGGACATGCCGTGGTTCTCCGTCAAAGAAGCGGTGCTGCCCTTTGCCCGTTTCCCCGGCGTCGACACCATTCTGGGGCCGGAAATGCGCTCTACCGGTGAAGTCATGGGCTGGGATCGCAGCTTTGCGCGTGCCTTCCTCAAGGCGCAGATGGGCGCTGGCATGGTGCTGCCCAGCAAAGGACGCGCGTTCATTTCGATCAAGGATGAGGACAAGACCGAAGTCATGCTCGATACGGCGCGCATCCTGATCGCCCAGGGCTTTGATCTGGTGGCCACCCGCGGCACGCAGGGGTGGCTTGCGGGGCACGGTGTAGAGTGCGCTGTGGTGAACAAGGTCTATGAAGGACGTCCGCATGTGGTGGACATGCTCAAGGATGGCGAGATCCAGCTGGTGCTCAACACCACCGAAGGCAACCAGGCGGTCGAGGATTCCAAGCCGATGCGCTCTGTCGCGCTCTATGACAAGATCCCCTATTTCACCACCGCCGCCGGGGCCCATGCCGCCGCGCGCGCCATTCAGGCGCAGGCCGAAGGGGAAGTCGAAGTGAAAAGCCTGCAAGGCTAA
- a CDS encoding aminodeoxychorismate synthase component I, which translates to MEIRFDNGPSKGAALFEDPVDLIRAQDPDEVQGALAALDRARAEGHWVAGYASYELGYALEPRLAHLLNGRGHRRLPLLQFGVFRAPVAADVPLWAGDAGVGETTARWDAARYTEAFDRVKSYIGAGDIYQANLTFPIDAQVWGGAEALYAALAARQPVGHGALVRQDGLPTILSRSPELFFRTSSDGVIETRPMKGTQPRSLDPREDSRRRDFLRSDEKNRAENLMIVDLLRNDISRVSETGSVHVPELFAVESYATVHQMVSLVRARLKAGCGLADIFAALYPCGSITGAPKIRAMEILAELEPGARDIYCGTIGWAAPDGRSEFNVSIRTMMLEGDAATFNVGGGLVWDSTSASEYEEALWKARFAQVTTPISA; encoded by the coding sequence GTGGAAATCCGCTTTGACAATGGCCCATCGAAGGGCGCGGCGCTGTTTGAAGACCCAGTTGACCTGATCCGCGCGCAAGACCCGGATGAGGTGCAGGGGGCGCTTGCGGCCTTGGACCGCGCCCGCGCCGAGGGGCATTGGGTTGCAGGCTATGCGTCTTATGAGTTGGGCTATGCGCTTGAGCCACGTTTGGCGCATCTTCTGAATGGGCGCGGGCACCGGCGTCTTCCGTTGCTGCAGTTCGGTGTGTTCCGCGCGCCGGTGGCGGCGGATGTTCCGCTTTGGGCTGGGGATGCAGGTGTGGGAGAGACGACCGCGCGCTGGGACGCTGCCCGCTACACCGAGGCCTTTGATCGCGTTAAATCCTACATTGGCGCCGGCGACATATATCAGGCCAATCTGACTTTCCCCATCGACGCACAGGTCTGGGGCGGGGCGGAGGCGCTTTATGCGGCCCTTGCCGCGCGTCAGCCTGTGGGCCACGGGGCGCTTGTGCGTCAGGACGGGCTGCCAACGATCCTGTCGCGCAGCCCGGAGCTCTTCTTTCGCACATCCTCGGATGGGGTGATCGAGACGCGTCCCATGAAGGGCACGCAACCGCGCAGCCTTGACCCGCGAGAGGATTCGCGACGACGGGATTTCCTGCGCTCTGACGAAAAGAACCGCGCTGAAAACCTGATGATTGTCGACCTTCTGCGCAATGACATCAGCCGCGTGTCCGAGACCGGCTCGGTCCATGTGCCAGAGCTGTTTGCCGTGGAAAGCTATGCGACGGTGCACCAGATGGTGTCATTGGTGCGGGCACGCCTCAAGGCCGGCTGCGGTCTGGCGGACATCTTTGCGGCACTTTATCCCTGCGGGTCGATCACCGGCGCGCCCAAAATCCGTGCCATGGAGATCCTTGCGGAACTCGAGCCCGGGGCGCGCGACATTTATTGCGGCACCATTGGCTGGGCGGCCCCCGACGGGCGGTCGGAATTCAATGTCTCCATACGTACGATGATGCTGGAGGGCGATGCGGCCACGTTCAACGTCGGCGGTGGGCTGGTCTGGGACAGCACCTCCGCCTCCGAGTATGAGGAAGCGCTGTGGAAAGCCCGTTTTGCACAAGTGACGACCCCGATTTCCGCTTGA
- a CDS encoding aminotransferase class IV family protein — protein sequence MESPFCTSDDPDFRLIETFGFAPGQGVARLDLHLARLTRSAEAFGIPFRRAKALAMVEDLAATTPLRCRMTLAADGFLALTTAEMPAAANLWRVGIAQERLASDEPLLRHKTTRREIYDRARARLPAGIDEVIFFNERDEICEGTITNLVLTREDGTRLTPPVSSGCLPGVYRQSLLDAGSLKEAVLTMADLQRAAALHLTNALRGEIPATLFEI from the coding sequence GTGGAAAGCCCGTTTTGCACAAGTGACGACCCCGATTTCCGCTTGATCGAGACCTTCGGCTTTGCGCCGGGGCAGGGTGTTGCGCGGCTTGATCTGCACTTGGCGCGTCTGACGCGCTCTGCCGAGGCCTTTGGTATTCCGTTCCGGCGTGCCAAAGCGCTGGCCATGGTTGAGGATCTCGCGGCGACCACGCCGCTGCGCTGCCGTATGACGCTGGCTGCGGATGGTTTTCTTGCGTTGACCACCGCAGAGATGCCGGCAGCGGCAAACCTCTGGCGCGTTGGGATTGCGCAGGAGCGCCTCGCCTCGGATGAGCCTTTGCTGCGTCACAAGACGACCCGCCGAGAGATCTACGATCGCGCGCGGGCGCGCCTGCCCGCAGGGATCGACGAGGTGATATTTTTCAACGAACGCGACGAGATCTGCGAGGGCACAATCACCAATCTTGTTCTGACAAGAGAGGACGGTACGCGGCTGACGCCACCTGTGTCCTCGGGCTGCTTACCGGGCGTCTACCGCCAGAGCCTGCTCGACGCAGGAAGCTTAAAAGAAGCCGTTTTGACAATGGCCGACCTTCAACGGGCCGCTGCACTGCATCTCACGAATGCGCTGCGCGGTGAGATCCCCGCGACACTGTTCGAGATCTGA
- the aspS gene encoding aspartate--tRNA ligase encodes MHAFRSHTCAELNKSHVGETVRLSGWVHRVRDHGGLLFIDLRDHYGVTQVMADPDSPVFAEIEKVRSEWCIRIDGEVKARDESLVNAKIPTGEIEVFIRDIEVLGKSEELPLMVFGEQEYPEETRLRYRYLDLRREKMQRNMVLRSNMIRSIRNRMWDQGFNEYQTPIITASSPEGARDFLVPSRLHPGKFYALPQAPQQFKQLMMVSGFDKYFQIAPCFRDEDPRADRSPTDFYQLDMEMSFVTQQDVFDTIAPVIAGVFEEFGQGRKVDAPNEWPQISYKDAALWYGSDKPDLRNPIKMQVVSEHFRGSGFAIFAKLLEQEGTEIRAIPAPTGGSRKFCDRMNAFAQKEGLPGMGYIFWREGADGMEAAGPLAKNIGPERTEAIRQQLGLGVGDAAFFLGGKPKTFEAVAGRARNVIGEELNLTDKDRFAFAWIVDFPIYEKDEETGKIDFEHNPFSMPQGGMDALNGDPLDVRGNQYDLACNGYELVSGAIRNHKPEIMFKAFEIAGYGKEEVEKRFGGMVNAFQYGAPPHGGCAAGIDRMVMLLADEANIREVIMFPMNQRAEDLMMAAPSEPMSEQLMELGLRVIPQDD; translated from the coding sequence ATGCACGCATTTCGCAGCCATACCTGCGCTGAACTGAACAAATCCCACGTGGGCGAAACCGTTCGCCTCTCCGGCTGGGTTCACCGGGTCCGCGATCACGGCGGCCTTTTGTTCATCGACCTGCGCGACCACTATGGCGTCACGCAAGTCATGGCCGACCCCGACAGCCCTGTGTTTGCCGAGATTGAAAAGGTGCGGTCCGAATGGTGTATCCGCATCGATGGTGAAGTGAAGGCACGTGACGAAAGCCTCGTGAACGCCAAGATCCCGACCGGCGAGATTGAGGTTTTCATCCGCGACATCGAAGTTCTGGGCAAATCCGAAGAGCTGCCGCTGATGGTTTTCGGCGAGCAGGAATACCCGGAAGAAACCCGCTTGCGCTATCGCTACCTCGACCTGCGCCGCGAGAAGATGCAGCGCAACATGGTGCTGCGCTCCAACATGATCCGCTCTATCCGCAATCGGATGTGGGATCAGGGTTTCAACGAATACCAGACACCGATCATCACCGCGTCGAGCCCCGAAGGCGCGCGCGACTTCCTCGTGCCGTCCCGTCTGCACCCGGGCAAGTTCTACGCCCTGCCGCAGGCGCCGCAGCAGTTCAAACAGCTGATGATGGTGTCGGGCTTTGACAAGTATTTCCAGATCGCGCCCTGTTTCCGCGACGAGGACCCTCGGGCGGACCGCTCGCCGACCGATTTCTACCAGCTCGATATGGAAATGTCCTTTGTCACCCAGCAGGATGTGTTTGACACCATCGCGCCGGTGATCGCGGGCGTGTTCGAGGAATTCGGTCAGGGCCGCAAGGTCGATGCTCCGAATGAATGGCCGCAAATTTCCTATAAGGACGCGGCCCTCTGGTATGGCTCCGACAAGCCGGACCTGCGCAACCCGATCAAAATGCAGGTGGTGTCCGAGCATTTCCGCGGCTCTGGTTTTGCAATCTTTGCAAAGCTCCTGGAGCAGGAAGGCACCGAAATTCGCGCCATTCCCGCACCGACAGGTGGCTCGCGCAAGTTCTGTGACCGGATGAATGCCTTTGCCCAGAAAGAGGGCCTGCCGGGCATGGGCTATATCTTCTGGCGCGAGGGCGCGGACGGCATGGAAGCCGCTGGACCCTTGGCGAAAAACATCGGCCCCGAACGCACCGAAGCGATCCGCCAGCAGCTTGGTCTGGGTGTGGGCGATGCGGCCTTCTTCCTCGGGGGCAAGCCCAAGACATTCGAGGCGGTTGCAGGCCGCGCGCGCAATGTGATCGGCGAAGAACTGAACCTCACCGACAAGGACCGTTTCGCCTTTGCCTGGATCGTGGACTTCCCGATCTATGAAAAGGACGAAGAGACCGGCAAGATCGACTTTGAGCACAACCCCTTCTCCATGCCGCAGGGCGGAATGGACGCGTTGAACGGCGATCCACTCGATGTGCGCGGCAACCAGTATGATCTGGCTTGTAACGGTTACGAGCTGGTCTCGGGCGCGATCCGGAACCACAAGCCAGAGATCATGTTCAAAGCCTTCGAGATCGCAGGCTACGGCAAGGAAGAGGTCGAAAAGCGCTTTGGCGGTATGGTCAACGCGTTCCAGTATGGCGCCCCGCCGCACGGGGGCTGTGCAGCCGGTATCGATCGCATGGTGATGCTTCTGGCGGATGAGGCCAACATCCGCGAGGTCATCATGTTCCCGATGAATCAGCGCGCCGAAGACCTGATGATGGCCGCACCCTCCGAGCCGATGTCGGAGCAGCTGATGGAACTTGGCCTGCGCGTGATCCCGCAGGACGACTGA
- a CDS encoding response regulator, protein MDDSDLFSSAARLGSGRRPLLGLTILVVEDSRYACEAMRLLCLRSGARIRRADSLKSARRHLQVYRPSVVIIDLGLPDGSGAELIEALSTASPRVAVILGISGDENAEAAAMAAGADGFLPKPIVSLAAFQNAILSNMPPERQPIGPRPMTDESVEPDMLAFRDDMAHAAEVLDEGKDEQTLDYLAQFLGGVARSVGDAPLETAATRLQETRKSGGPLAVETAMIADLVQERLQRKIAI, encoded by the coding sequence ATGGACGATTCGGATCTTTTTTCTTCTGCAGCCCGTCTGGGCAGCGGTCGCCGCCCACTTCTGGGGCTGACGATCCTTGTGGTCGAGGACAGCCGTTATGCATGTGAAGCAATGCGACTTTTGTGTTTGCGCAGCGGGGCTCGGATTCGGCGCGCCGACAGTCTCAAGTCCGCCCGCAGGCATCTTCAGGTCTATCGCCCCTCTGTGGTGATCATCGACCTGGGCTTGCCCGATGGGTCCGGTGCCGAGCTCATTGAGGCGCTTTCCACGGCTTCGCCGCGGGTTGCCGTGATCCTCGGCATTTCTGGTGATGAAAATGCCGAGGCAGCCGCCATGGCAGCTGGCGCAGACGGCTTTCTTCCCAAGCCCATCGTCTCGCTCGCCGCCTTCCAGAACGCGATCCTTTCGAACATGCCTCCGGAACGTCAACCCATCGGGCCGCGCCCAATGACAGATGAATCGGTAGAACCTGACATGCTCGCGTTCCGCGATGACATGGCACATGCGGCCGAGGTTCTGGATGAAGGCAAGGACGAGCAGACGCTCGACTACCTGGCGCAATTCCTGGGAGGCGTGGCGCGAAGCGTCGGGGATGCCCCGCTTGAAACCGCTGCAACGCGCCTCCAAGAGACGCGCAAATCTGGTGGGCCGCTGGCCGTTGAAACTGCAATGATTGCCGATCTCGTACAGGAGCGGCTCCAACGCAAGATTGCGATCTGA
- the mce gene encoding methylmalonyl-CoA epimerase, whose translation MIGRLNHVAIAVPDLEAAMAQYRDTLGANVGAPQDEPDHGVTVVFIELPNTKIELLYPLGEGSPIQGFLEKNPAGGIHHICYEVDDILAARDRLKAQGARVLGTGEPKIGAHGKPVLFLHPKDFNGCLVELEEV comes from the coding sequence ATGATCGGACGTTTGAACCATGTCGCCATTGCCGTGCCAGATCTGGAGGCCGCCATGGCCCAGTATCGCGACACCCTTGGCGCCAATGTCGGTGCACCTCAGGATGAACCTGACCATGGTGTGACAGTGGTCTTCATTGAGTTGCCCAACACCAAGATCGAGCTTCTGTATCCTTTGGGAGAGGGCTCTCCGATCCAGGGTTTTCTCGAGAAGAATCCGGCCGGCGGCATTCATCACATCTGTTATGAGGTCGATGACATCCTCGCTGCCCGAGATCGGCTCAAGGCACAGGGTGCGCGGGTGCTCGGAACCGGAGAGCCAAAGATCGGTGCCCATGGCAAGCCGGTTCTTTTCCTGCATCCCAAAGATTTCAACGGCTGCCTGGTGGAACTCGAAGAGGTTTGA
- a CDS encoding DUF1467 family protein, translated as MGITSGLVLYAVIWFMTFLVVIPIRLETQGDTGKIVPGTHAGAPERHYLKQKAWITTGAAAVIWAIVAGIILSGMITVNDFDWFDRLPDRP; from the coding sequence ATGGGTATCACTTCCGGTCTCGTGCTCTATGCGGTCATCTGGTTCATGACTTTCCTGGTGGTGATCCCCATTCGACTGGAAACACAGGGCGACACAGGAAAGATTGTACCCGGTACCCATGCCGGGGCGCCGGAACGGCACTATCTCAAGCAGAAGGCCTGGATCACCACGGGCGCGGCTGCCGTGATCTGGGCCATCGTCGCCGGGATCATCCTGTCGGGAATGATTACCGTAAACGACTTTGACTGGTTTGATCGCCTGCCAGATCGGCCCTGA
- a CDS encoding LysR family transcriptional regulator, which produces MPRIDISQISGRVLRVFLTVYDEKSVSRAADVLESSQSTISHNIEKLRGLLGDALFVQSGRGIVPSARADVLAPKVRRILIEMEGLADQGIYDPITDPDPFVIALSSSILDGELETIYDALRLSLPQKHLMFRDLGKLSEIEPLLETRQADVVLTLRPRSYPNTLRHMALTQDSFRVFYDPNVRGPVDSVEDFCGAPHATVSFGQGSKSLLQTELEALAIHRRVTLGVPNLWTLIRLMQGTDMIASLPSRSSRHTTGTLASSPFPVELPPLQFDLVWHRRFADSARLQWLLMTIETALAQQAQDHPNDVGLRAHSFE; this is translated from the coding sequence ATGCCTCGAATTGACATCTCTCAAATCAGCGGACGCGTGCTGCGTGTTTTCCTGACTGTCTATGACGAGAAATCAGTAAGCCGGGCCGCGGATGTGCTCGAAAGCAGCCAATCCACCATCAGCCACAATATTGAAAAACTGCGCGGATTGCTGGGGGATGCGCTGTTTGTGCAATCCGGACGCGGCATCGTCCCAAGCGCACGTGCGGACGTCCTGGCACCAAAGGTCCGCCGCATTCTGATCGAGATGGAAGGCCTGGCAGATCAGGGCATCTATGACCCCATCACCGACCCCGACCCATTTGTCATTGCGTTGAGTTCAAGCATCCTGGATGGCGAACTTGAGACCATATATGACGCCTTGCGCCTCAGCCTGCCGCAGAAGCACCTCATGTTTCGGGACCTTGGCAAGCTCTCGGAGATCGAGCCCCTTCTGGAGACGCGCCAGGCGGATGTGGTTCTCACGCTGCGCCCACGGTCCTATCCCAACACGCTCCGCCACATGGCTCTGACGCAAGACAGTTTCCGCGTGTTCTACGACCCAAATGTCAGAGGGCCGGTCGATAGCGTCGAGGACTTTTGTGGGGCACCCCATGCCACCGTATCCTTCGGCCAGGGCAGCAAGAGCCTGCTGCAGACCGAGCTCGAAGCACTGGCGATCCACCGACGGGTCACACTCGGGGTGCCCAACCTTTGGACCCTCATCCGGCTGATGCAGGGCACCGACATGATTGCAAGCTTGCCTTCCCGCTCGTCACGCCACACCACAGGCACTCTGGCATCCTCGCCCTTTCCGGTCGAGTTGCCGCCTTTACAGTTCGATCTGGTCTGGCACCGCCGCTTTGCGGATTCTGCGCGGTTGCAGTGGTTGCTGATGACGATTGAAACCGCACTGGCCCAGCAAGCTCAGGACCACCCCAATGACGTTGGGCTTCGCGCGCACTCGTTCGAGTAG
- a CDS encoding DUF427 domain-containing protein gives MTKITIQKATGRWVVRSGGAILGETENALELIEGDLAPVIYFPREDIAMAFLDKTDKTSHCPHKGDATYYSIVNRSSTDENAVWSYENPIDAVSEIKGHLAFMPLASVKVEQL, from the coding sequence ATGACCAAGATCACGATCCAAAAAGCAACAGGCCGATGGGTTGTGCGTTCTGGTGGCGCCATTCTGGGCGAGACGGAGAATGCACTGGAATTGATCGAAGGCGATCTGGCCCCAGTGATCTATTTCCCGCGCGAGGACATCGCCATGGCGTTTCTCGACAAAACCGACAAAACAAGCCATTGCCCGCATAAAGGCGACGCCACTTATTATTCAATTGTGAATAGGTCCTCCACCGATGAAAACGCAGTCTGGAGTTACGAAAACCCAATTGATGCAGTATCGGAGATCAAAGGCCACCTGGCTTTCATGCCGCTTGCCTCGGTGAAGGTGGAGCAACTCTGA